The DNA segment TGTATTATGTTGCATTAagtaccttcttccttcctctctctctctctctctctctgctgtgcaGTGAAATCGTCCCTCAGTACGACAGCAGCACCTTCGTCATGAACAACTTCTCCCAGCTGCAGCACAAGGCAGACCCTGTGTACTCGCCGCCCCTCCATGTCAACGGCCTCTCCTGGAGACTCAAGGTTAGTGTGCTGGACTCTTGTTATTTGGAGATTGTTATGAGCGTTAttgcttctctctttttaatttttgttagaTGGCTTGGGGCAACAATAAGGAGGTATCAAAAAAGACCCATTGAGGTGCCAATcccaaaagaaaacagaaactgGTTATCCCAAGTTGGTTGAtaagtgtcttgacacttcactcctgaaagagtttaagttacagggaggaggaaatacagaagcaggcagggagtttcagagtctAACTGAGATAATGCTAGTTACTTTCTGCTGGAATATATTCATGGTTGTGAAGATCTCGTGTCTAAAAAAGTAgtattcattctttttgtaAGGAATTTTATAAAGTTATCTAAATAATGATGTTTGGCTAAAATATTGATAGCTATTAGTTTGTGCTGGAGTGTAACATTGATACAAtgacatttttccctcttatcctGATGGCAGCCAAAGTATTCCCTTATGTATTGTATCTGCTGCAGGTTTATCCCGATGGCAATGGTGTGGTGCGGGGGAACTATCTGTCAGTCTTCCTGGAACTCAGCGCTGGACTCCCGGAGACATCAAAGTAAGCCTCCACCACACAGCCTCAGCCTCACTGGTGCTGGGAAGGGTCAGTTTGTGATAATGAAAGCCACACTCACTAGTTTACTGTCTAACTTATCTCATAGTCATGGTGCTGATGGATGGTGCTGGGAAGGGTCAGTTTGTGATGGTGAAAGCCACACTCATTACTGGTCTACTATCTGCCGTATTTTACagcttgcaagacgctgcatcttggaagacgcaccctaatatttgaaagaaatttcaaagaaaaaaaaagtcattctcatacaagaacacattcaccatatacccgaccactgaacacaaaaaacatcagaagcaaggagtctgcaagacactattgtttcaccactcattacaaatttgctggagcactcaccactaatttaaaactatgtaaataaaaacaccataggtaaatacatatacacagtgaaacagtccatctcttcttgttttagtggcgggcgacggcatgttttggacctgtagtttacattacggaatcacttgtctgatcgccgaaaccgaacacgtcagtgctgcagtttgtatttattttattttgcagtcatgcttcataggctttatcaatgtgaatacaattcacaagtggagttttgactcttgcttggattttctattaataaaggtataaaggcacctggcatgatgtgtatgcgttcgtgtgcatgtatgtgtgtgttgtaatgagACAAGGGAGCGGcccattttctccacacgctCAGTAGGCTGCAGGAAAGATTAAGGTATTGTAAAtgcttgtaacacctaagtactgagtttacataatataaaaggccaaattaagctaacatcataatgtaatgactcaacattcaaatccaggtcgctatctgtcaagtgtccaagctcacttgaggttggatgctgccttacaatacaacattcatcttggaagacgcgctagtatttttcagggtattttttaggaaaaaaagtgcgtcttgtaagctGTAAAATACGGTAACTCATCTCATAGTCTTGGTGTTGGTGGATGGTGCTGGGAAGGGTCAGTTTGTGATGGTGAAAGCCACATTCACTACTAGTTTACTATCTAACTCATCCTTCCATTCCAGATATGAATACAGAGTTGAAATGATTCATCAAGGGTCCCGAGATGCCAGCAAAAATATTGTGCGAGAGTTTGCTTCAGACTTTGAAGTGGGTGAGTGCTGGGGCTACAACAGGTTCTTCCGCCTGGACCTGCTGGCCAACGAAGGCTACCTCAACACAGAGACTGATACGCTCATCCTGCGGTGAGTCTAATCTGTGCCTCCCAACCTTGTCAtggtttagatttttttgtgtgtttagaaatacagtaaataataaagaagcatTTCCTTGTGCTATACACGACAATCATACATACAATTCTTGATTTTGTATGATTTGATATGTACCTTTGCAGTTTAATTAGAAGTGAGGTATCACAAAATTGgcagtttatttttattgcatttcaAATATTTCCCCATTTTGTATCAAATCTCCCAAAATccataaaaatgaaagatgtgTGTAGTATTGTATTACATCTTGGATGGAGACTACTTTTTTAGTACCTTTGCAGCACAAAGAGACCTGAGAACACACTTAACTCCCTCATGTCTTCCATGCAGGTTTCAAGTACGGCCGCCCACCTTCTTCCAAAAGTGTCGCGACCAGGTGTGGTACATCCACCAGCTGCAGACCCTCCAGGCCCAGTACATCCAACAGATCAACAACCTGAAGGAGGTGAGTTGTGAGGCTTGCAGAAGGAATTCAGATTTTGAAAAGAACTAAGACAAGAGTAAAACTAAgagtaaaaggaataaaagcTAAAGAAAGGGCAGGATGTGAGAGGTAAACACAGCTTATCAGTGGATGTGAAGTAAACACAAGCTCAACCTTTACAGAGAATTGCCATCGAACTCTCCAGAAACTCTGTCACCAGCAGCAAGAACCTCAACGCCCCGACTGGCTTTGCCCGGGTGGAGCGGCCACAGTCTGCCTCTCCGAAGCCAAACCCTATTGTACAGCACCCTCACCACCCCCACCCTCTGCCCCAGGCTAAGCCACAGAGGACGACACACCACATCAACAAGAGTGTGGACCCTGTGGAGCTTGAAGCAGAGAGGCAGTCCACAAGTTCATCTGATAcagaggtatgtgtgtgtgtgtaattcactgtttgatctgctgcagtctctgacgagacagccagacgttaccctacggaacgagctcagagctcattatttccgatcttcggataggcctgagaccaggcacacaccacacaccgggacaacaaggtcacaactcctcaatttacatcccgtacctactcactgctaggtgaacagggctacgtgaaaggagacacacccaaatatctccacccggccggggaatcgaaccccggtcctctggcttgtgaagtcagcgctctaaccactgagctaccgggccgcgtgtgtgtgtgttggtgcctTGCCTCATTTCCTTGGGTGTAGGAAATGTTGCCTCTGTACTCTGGATGTAGACAGGTGGTGGTTTGCAGGATCTGAGTGAGGGAGAGCTCAATGACCAGGAGGAGGGGCCAGACCACAGTGTCACCACGGCAGAGTACGGCAGTAACGATGAGAATGACGTGGATGACGAGACAATGAGTGGAGACAACGACGTGGAGCACTCCGCAGCGTCGTCCCTCTTAGCTAGCCTGCACGAGGCGTCAGCGCTGCACGAGGGCCCCATTCTCAATCACAGCCAGTCCCACAGCTCCAGCTTCCTCTCAGACCTGGACTCCCTCACTGAGCAGCTCGGGGCCGTCGGCAGGTTAGTGGTGGCCTGGACTCTGGTCTTCAGTGCTCTAGGTTTTCATCAACACTCATATCTTGAGCCATTTTCCTCAATTCCTAACATCATAAATTCTTAATTTATTTGACCATTCAGATACTTCTCTTGCAGCATTTGTCACAAATATCATGTTTCTTAACTTTGTCTAGTACACACATTTCTGGAGCCATCCTGCACATCAGTACTTCATGTTACTGTGGTGTTTTAGTGTACagagaggagaatggaagaaaaagacataTGTTTACCACAGCAGCCTTTCTCATTCCAGCAGCATCCAGCCAGATCTGAGCTCTCCCCAGGGGGATGAGATgatgctgctgcacctgctggaGATGCAGGGGCGGGGCGGCCCCGACCACCGCAGACCCTGGAGCAAGCCGGGCCTGGGGGGAATCAGTAAGTGGTTTACTTCTCACTTACCTGGATGGAACAAACACTTTGTGAACACTTTATCTGCCACAAACATGACacttacatattttttattctcAATAACCTGCTTACAATTGATTTGCTGAAAAGTGTGGTTAGTTATCAGCAGTAAGGAATTTTGATCCACAGGTTCGAGACACAAGTCAAACCGCATGGTGCGCAAGCCTCTGTTGCCCATCGCCTCCAGTGTGCTGGACACACTGCAGCTTGACATGGCAACACTGCTTCAGACCAGCCTACCCTCCCACAGTGGCCTCTCATCCCTCCAGACCCACCCAGGCCTGCCAGACCATGACCGCCCTGTGCCTCATCCacagcacccacacacactcaccgcaGCCAGTGCCACTTCCAAGAGTGAGTcacacacccccaccaccacccaagtcTGCCTGTTTGAGTTTCAATTTGAGTGTGTTGTTGGGATTCACAACGATAATATAGTGTATGTATTACATGAAATGTTTTTCAGGTGGGTATCGGCCTCCACTCGCTCCTCGGCCACCCCTTTACACCCACCACTTAGCAGAGGAGGCCAAGAAGGAGGCGCAGTCCGTCCCAAGTGTGGCAGACAAGGTGACCACTGTTCCTCACCCTCTTGTTCGCTCTCTTAGCTACCAAGTTGAATTTGTGTGTTATTGAAAGAAATATCTGTAAACCACTGAGATTATTCATATTTATAACTATCTATGGGTTTACCTCACTAATGTTCCTTTTTTGTTAAGTTCAAACAGAACATTAGCATGAACCAGACCTCTACCATTAATGACACTCATGTCCTGTCACCTGCAACCATTTGGGACCCACAACTgtataaacaagtaaaaaactAAGGTGCACCTTACATgtcattgctttctttttttcctttctttattgttgcaTTTTTCTAGGACCTGAGTGAGTCATCCATGTGTGACCTCTCGCTGGATCCTGTCTCCCTCTCGGACATGACCCTGGAGGAGGGCCCACTCTCGGGGACAGAGGAACCTGAGACCCTCGGAGCATCGGCAGCAGCCACCGCCATGACAGCCACAGCGACGGTGGCAGGGCAGGCAtctgggagtggaggaggaccTGTGGCTGGCGACGGGGACGCCAACGTGAGCTCGGACCAACCCAGCGGCTACGTCAGCGACGGCGGAACTGAGGTACCTTGCATCCCCGCCCTCAACACGGCAAGGCTCGTCGCACGCATGAAGtaagatcaccaccacctcgtAACTTGACTTGGCAGCCGCGCTAATCACGAGTGGGAGGAACGGGAGACAACCATGCCTGACTCTGAAAGGCGCTGTGACTGGCTAGCTGAGGTGGTGGGTGCTTTGGGTGCTGTGGTTGCCTGGTACTGGTAGTGGCTGCCTTGCTGGTGTTGTTAGTTGGTGCTGTGGTGAAAATAGAGAGCGCTGTGATGGAGGGTAGCAGGTGCTGCGGTAGTGTTATGAGGAGCAGTGGTGGGATTGAATGAGTCTTGGATgcaacatacaggcaacccccgcttaacgaagggattaCGTTCTTAAAAaatccttcgttaagcgaaacttcattaagtgaatccattataacaagtttaacccctgacgaacttccattgagagtaaacaaagcgagagtgcatcatagtgcaggcaacccccgtttaacgaaggttcacacaacgaaatttctctacaacgaaggttttgttttactaccatctgctcgtttaacaaacaccaaactcgctttaacgaagttttatccaggtaattttttccaaatttgaaagccccactgtatcatgcaagctgacaggattttgaatacaccaggagctgctggtactaaggcctgcctcaggagaaatcctgagacacctgtagaataaagatcaagatcaaacctctcatggacaacacaggtgctgccgatacaaaggcctgactcagaagaaattctgcgtcacctgtagcatcaagatcaagatcaagttcacgcgcaccactcactccccagtcaaaacataacagcgtcaccagcagctcatcctccctagttcaacttcccaccaaaacgccctgcaatgtggcctaacgttcactctcgaagtgaagctgggtattattcacagacaagagagaggccagaaaactaataacattgcttgccaccatcttgacttcatctactgtctactattttcaagtcagcagactctattaagaaggctggtgagaccgcatcttccttgaaagctaaaagaaccacttgaactcgtgactctacaatggataaaatggaaagccttgtggaaatgtggtacataagttttgtatgcggtaccatgatgcgcactttgtttacattccacaggttgccggttagtgtatttcccatttcactctccctcccttcataaagttaagatcatcaacattataaagttacgtacatacatacattagtgtacattataatgacttaaattaaactacctaaatgtttaatttcataatttttagtttcattaaaccttttactgtactatgatgcactctcgctttgcttactctcaatggaagttcaaatcaggggttaaacttgttataatcgattcacttaacgaagtttcgcttaacgaagtgttttttaggaacgtaaccctttcgttaagcgggggttgcctgtacagtgaaaggtttaatgaaagtaaaaattatgaatttaaacatttaggcagtatGTATGGACATAACTTTATAAAattaatgatcttaaatttatgaagggagggagagtgaaacgggaaagacactaaccggcaacctgtggaatgtaaacaaagggcgcatcattgtatcacatacaaaacttatgcatcacatttccacaaggctttccattttatccactctagtcacgagttcaggtggttcttttaccttgcaagaaagatacggactcaccagccttcttaatagagtctgctgacttaaaaatactagagacagtagatgcagtcaagatggtggcaagcaatgctattagttttctggcctctctcttgtctgtgaataatatccagcttcacttcgagagtaagagacttcctgatcttcttagcaacgctagatGACATTCCAGGGCATTTTGAAGGTaaattgagcaagggaagacgcaatggtgctgacgctgttattgttttgaacaggggcaacgagtggtgcgtgttttgtccacgagaggcgctggtgtattcaaaagcctgtcggcttgcgtgatacggcggggctttcaaacttggaaaaaattacctggataaaattttgttaaagcgagtttggtgttcgttaaacgagcagatggtagtaaaatgaaaccttcgttgtagtgatttttcgttgtgtgaaccttcgttaagcgggggttgcctgtacattgCTTACTGGTATTTAAGAGAAGGAAGCAGCCACAGTGTGTGAAGAAAATGTTTGTTGTAAATCCCATTCATGCCAGGGAATTTATACGTGACTAAACAGTAGTTTTAGTTTGTGGCTTTGGCTAAGCAAATATTCTTTAATGTTTAGCTGTTCACTGTTTGGTTAGATCTTCGTATCTGTTGAATGTAGAAAGCAAGCAAATTATGGGCATTTTGTCCCAAATGTTGTTGGTTCAGCTTTCAGAATAGCATGCATGAAAACACTTCAGTGCTtgggaagaaataaatacactTCTTATGACAGCTACTTCCTGTATTTTGGTTATTTCTAGGATGCTTGGGTGTTTGAGGTTTGGCCAATTATATGAGGAAAGTTGGAAGGAGAGACTTGAGGGAATGAGTCATCAAAGACAAGGCATCATGTCACTTTAGCAGCAGGCATGATGACTGAGTGGTGGCAGGAGCAccagcctcctccaccacctgccACTGTGGGAACATTCCTTTGATGACCTGGAGTACACAGAAAAGGTGTCTGTTTCAATTATATGTGAGACCACATGCCAGAGTGAAGATGTTAACACATTTTGCATGATACTACATATGTCAAACCACACATGAGCTGTACAGTTGTGTTGAAGAGTGTATTAATCTgttgtatttacttttcatattAAACACTTTCCACTAACTGTAAGTCGTTAGACCTAGAATTGTGCCAGTCCTCAGGTTTTGTAATGCTCTTATCACCAGGTCTGAGGACTGGTGAGGAAACATGATGAACACAAATGAAGTGAATGCAGCACATTGATCACCAACTATTGACTGACTATACAGTGTCTCCATCCAGTCATGTCACGAAGTCCAGTTGTGTTTGCTCAGGAAGATATGGCGACactctccactcttcctcctggtGGAGGGAGTCAAGATGTTGGTGTTTGAGTGACACTGAACTGGACTAAGCAGTGACTTGTCTTTGGTGCTAGTGTGTGAATCAGCCTGGATTTGAACAGACAAATGGTGACAAGTCTGTGGGGAATTTGcactaataagaaaaatagacaaattacTATGATCTTCTGAAATCTCTTCACACACAGTTTCCATAAGTTTACTtgcaaaagagaaaatgaattgaAGCCATTTGCTTGTGTAAACAGGACATATATCACAAGTAGTGCAAATAACTTAAGTATTAAGATTTAAGCAATCATATTTTGTAGTTGTGTGTCAAATGGTGTTCTGAAAATTAAGATAATACTCACTGTTCTGAGAAGAAAGGCAGCCATTAATAGTATTGTGTGTTCTTACTAACAAACTACTGTTCTCTATGTGTCTTTCATCCTAACAAGTTATggcaaaaaagaaatgttacatCTTTTGAGAACTTGGCCCAGTAATAATGACACTGGTAATGTTTCTTTCCATGCTGCTGAAGGTGACTGGTTCAGGTGTGTGGTCCCCTCCCGTGTGTTGCTAATGTACTTTATTGGTCACTTTATACAAGGCATCTTTTGTTGGAGCACTACAAGAACACATCATCACTATGCTTTTTCAGGCTTCACTCCAGATTGATAAAGCCCACCTATTCTCTTGTAAGGAGTGAACTTTTTTCTGATCTCTGAGTTCATTCAGAGATTAGAAAATATGTAGTGGAAGAGTCTGAACAGTTTGGGATTGAAGCTTGAAATTATACAGTTATTTATGCTATTTAGGAACTTGTTTGTGGCCTTCCCATGAGCAAGCAAAGGAAATATTATGAttgatttattcacttatttgcttgtttattatttctatttattcagtttcatcatcactattttgcTTTACTGGTTATGTGTGGCTGAGAagttcattaaccccttcactatgGTGACGCCtgtgtgggcgtcatgaagccccagtagcaaatacggtgatgcctacgtagacgtcatattttcttttctgattttatttttcatcccaaAACAATAGTTTCaaatttgtcctgttggtatcTCTTTCATTATATTCCAATAAAGTTTAGCTCAGTATCacatggagaaggaaagaggctgCCTTCAATTGTGCTAAATCATGTGCAGTCGTAGccaacagtcagtcagtgagtcagtctgtCTGCCATGATCAGTTACATGTTATTtggtgtttccctcaatgcttAGTCTGCTCATCTGATTAGCATGTGTCAGTTGCTGGAGCAGAACAGTGCTGGTGGATAAGAGAACTAAAGATCAAGGGAAATAGTCAAATACAGTGAAAATAAATGGGTCACATTGTTCAATTTCTGAACATGGCTCTACAAATTATGTCAAAATAGAAGTATAGTGTATAGAGAGATACCCTATTGGTTATACATTGGTTAATAATTGTTGAATTTCTTTGCAGCAAAATGGCAGAAaccaaaggaagtgaaaaggtgGGGTGGGCAGCGGCAGCCGCTGGCCTCCCGTTTGCCCTTGGCTTCAAGATGCCCGCAGAGAAGCACACCCAGGACAAAGCTCAGGACAAAGGCAGGGATAAGGATGACAGCAGGAGACCAACTAAAGATGAAAAGTGAGATTAAGGTGGACCACAGCAACAACACAGATGATGAGGCCGAGAGTACAAGTGCCAAGTAATGCCATACCACCGCCAACAATGCCAATGACTACAAAAGCAGGacacatagaaaagaaaaggaaatatatatgtaGAAAATGGCATGCCCAGGGATGCATATCTTCCATGTTTTGTGAGTGTTGTTCCACCTCCTGACACAAGGTCTGTGCTCGTCTACCCACAGCATGGCTGCTGCAGTTTTGGGGTCTGCAGTGTGACATGCTGCATACTGCTATGTCGATGCACTGAAAACACcagaagagagagtaaaggggtAAAAAAGTAGTGCATCCATTAACATGGCTTCCACTGGAATAACAAGTCAAAAGTACAAGTTTGAAACATGCTTTGCTTTACCATGGAAATGTACAAAAGCACCTGCAATGATTGAGGAGTCTTGGAAGGCCTGAAAACATTTTGGCACTTGTATGATAGTGAATCTGAAACTCATTTTATGAGAAGCTAAGCATTCTAGGCTACcattaagaagagaaaactacattgtattgatatttattttcctatatattttcttaatttcttaatTCATCTTGGCATTAAATTTGAACCATATTGGTCactctgttcctttcttttgtacATTTGATAGGTACTACCCTAGTTGTTGACTACACACATACTACACTTCCTAAGGACCAGTTAGCCCAGTGCATACTACAACAGTCAGCATAGTTTAGGTGATCACTTTATCCTTGTGACATTAATTGAATTCCAACTCTAACATTGTGTTCAGTGTTCTCAAGTTTTAGGTTTAAAGAAACTCAAGCAAGTGTTCTGAGGTATGTATGAGTACTTTGTATACATCGTTTCTTGTCAATTCAAGTTGGAGATAAAATGGGGAAAAACTTATGATTAAAATCTGAAGTGAAATATTTGACAATCTATGGCACTGCTCACTACTTGTACCTACACTTTCATTTATGAGTATTGAATATTCTTTGCAAAAAAATTGGTGTCACATAAATATTTGAAATATTTGATCAGCTTCAAGTTGATTGGTCATAGGCACtgctcccttgtgtgtgtgtgtgtgtgtgtgtgtgtgtgtgtgtgtgtgtgtgtgtgtgtgtgtgtgtgtgagagagagagagagagagagagagagagagagagagagagagagagagagagagagagagaatttactggAGGCATTCCTATGCTCCTTAGGCTacggcactgtgtgtgtgtgtgtgtgtgt comes from the Portunus trituberculatus isolate SZX2019 chromosome 25, ASM1759143v1, whole genome shotgun sequence genome and includes:
- the LOC123509001 gene encoding E3 ubiquitin-protein ligase TRIM37-like isoform X5 gives rise to the protein MAARDKKVDETSYESLAEVFRCFICMEKLQDAHLCPHCSKLCCYLCIRRWLTEQRPQCPHCRANLHLHELVNCRWVEEVTQQLDTLQQAGVRPPPPDTDKDKCERHQEKLSVYCWTCGKCICHQCALWGGTHSGHTFKPLEEVYEQHTTQIREEVAQLRRRLHELVSLVQEVERNVESVRAAKDERVREIRNAVELMIARLDSQLKSKLLTLMGQKNSLTQETEQLETLLQEIEHQLHTCSKSELIQRSPDLHSMITPVNKKPMASFVTAPVPADFQSEIVPQYDSSTFVMNNFSQLQHKADPVYSPPLHVNGLSWRLKVYPDGNGVVRGNYLSVFLELSAGLPETSKYEYRVEMIHQGSRDASKNIVREFASDFEVGECWGYNRFFRLDLLANEGYLNTETDTLILRFQVRPPTFFQKCRDQVWYIHQLQTLQAQYIQQINNLKERIAIELSRNSVTSSKNLNAPTGFARVERPQSASPKPNPIVQHPHHPHPLPQAKPQRTTHHINKSVDPVELEAERQSTSSSDTEDLSEGELNDQEEGPDHSVTTAEYGSNDENDVDDETMSGDNDVEHSAASSLLASLHEASALHEGPILNHSQSHSSSFLSDLDSLTEQLGAVGSSIQPDLSSPQGDEMMLLHLLEMQGRGGPDHRRPWSKPGLGGISSRHKSNRMVRKPLLPIASSVLDTLQLDMATLLQTSLPSHSGLSSLQTHPGLPDHDRPVPHPQHPHTLTAASATSKSGYRPPLAPRPPLYTHHLAEEAKKEAQSVPSVADKDLSESSMCDLSLDPVSLSDMTLEEGPLSGTEEPETLGASAAATAMTATATVAGQASGSGGGPVAGDGDANVSSDQPSGYVSDGGTEVPCIPALNTARLVARMK
- the LOC123509001 gene encoding E3 ubiquitin-protein ligase TRIM37-like isoform X3; its protein translation is MGVSVRAGKRASTTRMKYVYSNRPWKVIHVQESLAEVFRCFICMEKLQDAHLCPHCSKLCCYLCIRRWLTEQRPQCPHCRANLHLHELVNCRWVEEVTQQLDTLQQAGVRPPPPDTDKDKCERHQEKLSVYCWTCGKCICHQCALWGGTHSGHTFKPLEEVYEQHTTQIREEVAQLRRRLHELVSLVQEVERNVESVRAAKDERVREIRNAVELMIARLDSQLKSKLLTLMGQKNSLTQETEQLETLLQEIEHQLHTCSKSELIQRSPDLHSMITPVNKKPMASFVTAPVPADFQSEIVPQYDSSTFVMNNFSQLQHKADPVYSPPLHVNGLSWRLKVYPDGNGVVRGNYLSVFLELSAGLPETSKYEYRVEMIHQGSRDASKNIVREFASDFEVGECWGYNRFFRLDLLANEGYLNTETDTLILRFQVRPPTFFQKCRDQVWYIHQLQTLQAQYIQQINNLKERIAIELSRNSVTSSKNLNAPTGFARVERPQSASPKPNPIVQHPHHPHPLPQAKPQRTTHHINKSVDPVELEAERQSTSSSDTEDLSEGELNDQEEGPDHSVTTAEYGSNDENDVDDETMSGDNDVEHSAASSLLASLHEASALHEGPILNHSQSHSSSFLSDLDSLTEQLGAVGSIQPDLSSPQGDEMMLLHLLEMQGRGGPDHRRPWSKPGLGGISSRHKSNRMVRKPLLPIASSVLDTLQLDMATLLQTSLPSHSGLSSLQTHPGLPDHDRPVPHPQHPHTLTAASATSKSGYRPPLAPRPPLYTHHLAEEAKKEAQSVPSVADKDLSESSMCDLSLDPVSLSDMTLEEGPLSGTEEPETLGASAAATAMTATATVAGQASGSGGGPVAGDGDANVSSDQPSGYVSDGGTEVPCIPALNTARLVARMNKMAETKGSEKVGWAAAAAGLPFALGFKMPAEKHTQDKAQDKGRDKDDSRRPTKDEK